The Elusimicrobiota bacterium genome has a window encoding:
- a CDS encoding GNAT family N-acetyltransferase — protein MSRRPRRAEPRPLPLRPATLADGAALLLWRNDPTAYRFFFHARPVASAEHADWLRARLLDPRTRLFMLLDPKRRPLGQIRLDLGRRGLAEVSLSLAPEARGRGLGPRAIAGATARARRLGIRRLLAHTRADNLPSTLAFLKAGYQFVRRLRRGGYDYYRLERAP, from the coding sequence ATGAGCAGGCGCCCGCGCCGCGCCGAGCCGAGGCCTCTCCCCCTGCGCCCGGCGACCCTCGCCGACGGCGCCGCCCTCCTCCTCTGGCGCAACGACCCGACCGCCTACCGCTTCTTCTTCCATGCGCGGCCGGTCGCCTCGGCAGAACACGCCGACTGGCTCCGCGCCCGGCTGCTCGATCCCCGCACGCGCCTCTTCATGCTTCTCGACCCGAAGAGGCGTCCTCTGGGCCAGATCCGCCTGGACCTCGGACGACGCGGTCTGGCCGAGGTGAGCCTGTCGCTCGCGCCCGAAGCGCGCGGCCGCGGCCTGGGACCCCGCGCCATCGCCGGCGCGACCGCCCGCGCGCGCCGTCTCGGGATCCGTAGACTGCTCGCGCACACGCGGGCCGACAATCTTCCATCGACCCTCGCCTTCCTCAAGGCGGGTTATCAGTTCGTCCGCCGCCTGCGGCGCGGCGGATACGACTACTACCGGCTCGAGAGGGCTCCATGA
- a CDS encoding PIG-L deacetylase family protein, with protein sequence MRIPRVLVVAAHPDDEVLGCGGTIARRCAEGAEVRILLLGEGPFSRRGPRPGKKSLESVRAQARRAAAALGAARVDFLGLPDNQFDAVPRLRIIQAIERAVERFRPETILTHSTADLNIDHRIAAEAVRTAFRPLPGATVREILAFEVPSSTEWRFEPARAFSPSVFISIQSHLETKLAALRAYAGELRPFPHPRSRELVEALAAVRGSQAGFSSAEAFELVRSIVP encoded by the coding sequence ATGAGAATCCCCCGCGTCCTTGTCGTGGCTGCGCATCCCGACGACGAAGTCCTCGGCTGCGGAGGGACCATCGCGCGCCGCTGCGCCGAAGGCGCCGAGGTCCGCATCCTCCTCCTGGGAGAGGGTCCGTTCTCCCGCCGGGGCCCGCGGCCCGGCAAGAAGTCTCTCGAGAGCGTGCGCGCCCAGGCCCGCCGGGCCGCCGCCGCACTCGGGGCGGCCCGCGTCGACTTCCTCGGGCTGCCGGACAACCAGTTCGACGCCGTCCCGAGGTTGCGGATCATCCAGGCTATCGAGCGGGCCGTCGAGAGGTTCCGGCCGGAGACGATCCTGACCCACTCCACCGCGGACCTGAACATCGACCATCGGATCGCCGCCGAGGCCGTGCGCACGGCCTTCCGGCCTCTCCCCGGGGCGACTGTGCGCGAGATCCTCGCCTTCGAGGTCCCCTCCTCGACCGAATGGAGATTCGAGCCGGCCCGCGCGTTCTCCCCCTCCGTGTTCATCTCCATCCAGAGCCACCTCGAGACGAAACTCGCGGCCCTGCGCGCCTACGCGGGAGAACTCCGCCCCTTCCCTCATCCGCGCTCGCGGGAGCTCGTCGAAGCGCTGGCCGCGGTACGCGGCTCTCAAGCCGGCTTCTCCTCCGCAGAAGCGTTCGAGCTGGTGAGGAGCATCGTCCCGTGA
- a CDS encoding imidazole glycerol phosphate synthase cyclase subunit: MNAHGIRVIARLDIKGPNLVKGIHLEGLRIIGEPGLYARRYYEQGVDELLYMDIVASLYGRNSLTAIIERAAQDVFVPMTVGGGVRTLDDVRALLRAGADKVAVNTAAVRNPDFIRDAARSFGSQCIVVSIEAKLRGPDHWEVLTDNGRERTGRDAVEWAREAARLGAGELLVTSVDREGTGKGYDLALTRLISAQTEIPVIACGGAGEPGHLADAVETGRADAVCVASLLHYERQTVSGLKRALTARGIPVRTEDEACLPPR; the protein is encoded by the coding sequence ATGAACGCCCACGGCATCCGGGTCATCGCCCGCCTGGACATCAAGGGCCCGAACCTCGTCAAGGGCATCCATCTCGAAGGCCTTCGCATCATCGGAGAACCCGGCCTATACGCGCGGCGCTATTACGAGCAGGGCGTCGACGAGTTGCTCTACATGGACATCGTGGCCAGCCTGTACGGCCGCAACAGCCTCACCGCGATCATCGAGCGCGCCGCGCAGGATGTGTTCGTCCCCATGACGGTCGGCGGGGGCGTCCGCACTCTTGACGACGTGCGCGCGCTCCTTCGCGCAGGGGCGGACAAGGTCGCCGTCAACACCGCCGCGGTGCGCAATCCGGACTTCATCCGCGACGCCGCGCGGAGCTTCGGGAGCCAGTGCATCGTCGTCTCCATCGAGGCGAAGCTCCGCGGCCCCGACCACTGGGAGGTCCTGACCGACAACGGCCGCGAGCGCACCGGCCGCGACGCGGTCGAATGGGCGCGGGAAGCCGCCCGCCTCGGCGCTGGGGAGCTTCTCGTGACCTCGGTCGACCGCGAGGGCACGGGGAAAGGATATGACCTGGCGCTGACCCGGCTCATCTCCGCGCAGACGGAGATCCCCGTCATCGCCTGCGGAGGTGCGGGGGAACCCGGCCACCTCGCCGACGCCGTCGAGACCGGCCGCGCGGACGCCGTCTGCGTGGCGAGTCTCCTTCACTATGAGCGACAGACCGTGTCCGGCCTGAAGCGGGCCCTGACCGCGCGCGGGATCCCCGTGCGCACGGAGGACGAGGCATGCCTCCCGCCGAGGTGA
- the hisH gene encoding imidazole glycerol phosphate synthase subunit HisH has translation MPPAEVTVADYGLGNLLSILRALHRTGCTAVASSDPEALRKSERLVLPGVGAFGDGMAGLHARGLDAAVREFHHTGRPLLGICLGMQLLLDEGDEFGVHAGLHLVPGRTRRLHGGDGFKVPHVGWSPVRPVDGAPGWSDPLMKDLGNAPQFYFVHSYFAAPSEPGHRLGETSYGEETFCSILRSGSLIGCQFHPEKSGPVGLRLLENFLRL, from the coding sequence ATGCCTCCCGCCGAGGTGACGGTGGCCGACTACGGACTCGGGAATCTCCTGAGCATCCTGCGCGCCCTGCATCGGACCGGCTGCACCGCCGTCGCGTCCTCGGACCCCGAGGCACTCCGGAAGTCCGAACGGCTCGTCCTGCCCGGCGTGGGGGCCTTCGGCGACGGCATGGCCGGCCTCCATGCCCGCGGGCTCGACGCCGCGGTGCGGGAGTTCCATCACACCGGCCGTCCGCTGCTCGGAATCTGCCTGGGGATGCAGCTGCTCCTCGACGAAGGCGACGAGTTCGGGGTCCATGCAGGTCTGCATCTCGTCCCCGGCCGCACGCGCCGCCTGCACGGCGGAGACGGCTTCAAGGTCCCCCACGTCGGCTGGAGCCCGGTGCGGCCCGTCGACGGCGCTCCCGGCTGGAGTGACCCATTGATGAAGGACCTGGGGAACGCCCCCCAGTTTTATTTCGTGCATTCCTACTTCGCCGCACCCAGCGAGCCCGGCCATCGCCTCGGGGAGACCTCCTACGGCGAGGAGACGTTCTGTTCCATCCTCCGTTCGGGCAGCCTGATCGGCTGCCAATTCCATCCGGAGAAGAGCGGGCCCGTCGGCCTGCGCCTGCTGGAGAATTTTCTCAGACTCTGA
- a CDS encoding N-acetyl sugar amidotransferase: MTTPSSDKDRSKLSDHPVTRKYNLPLEVKYCARCVISNQRPRIHFDEHGVCSACRFAEHKQKGIDWTKREHELIKLCDQHRSKDGSWDVIVPASGGKDSTFVAHQLKYKYGMHPLTVTWSPHLYTDIGWKNFQNFIHVGGHDNILGTPNGRVHRQMTRLAFEHLGDPFQPFIYGQKAFPMQMAVKHGISLVMYGEDGEVEYGGDRHAADRCGHDASGDLVKHYFSGVGPLEWLKHGIDLADLKYYLPPDQKACERADLKIRFFGYYKKWVPQENYYYAVEQTDFQANPDGRSEGTYSKYASLDDRLDGYHYYLGFIKFGIGRTTSDAAHEIRDGHISREEGVALVHRYDGEFPKKHFKEFLEYTGLSEARFWEVVDGFRPPHLWEKAGNTWRLKSRVS, from the coding sequence ATGACGACGCCCTCTTCCGATAAGGACCGCTCCAAGCTCTCCGATCACCCCGTCACCCGCAAATACAATCTCCCTCTGGAGGTGAAGTACTGCGCGCGCTGCGTCATCTCCAACCAGCGGCCGCGCATCCATTTCGACGAGCATGGCGTCTGCAGCGCGTGCCGATTCGCCGAACACAAGCAGAAGGGGATCGACTGGACGAAGCGGGAGCATGAGCTCATCAAGCTCTGCGACCAGCATCGGAGCAAGGACGGCTCATGGGACGTCATCGTCCCCGCCAGCGGAGGGAAGGACTCGACCTTCGTCGCGCATCAGCTCAAATACAAATACGGCATGCATCCTTTGACTGTGACCTGGTCTCCCCATCTCTACACCGACATCGGCTGGAAGAACTTCCAGAACTTCATCCATGTCGGCGGCCACGACAACATCCTGGGGACTCCCAACGGGCGCGTGCACCGCCAGATGACGAGACTCGCCTTCGAACACCTGGGAGACCCCTTCCAGCCCTTCATCTACGGGCAGAAGGCCTTCCCCATGCAGATGGCCGTCAAGCACGGAATCTCGCTGGTGATGTACGGCGAGGACGGGGAGGTCGAATACGGAGGAGACCGACACGCCGCCGACCGCTGCGGACATGACGCCTCCGGAGACCTCGTCAAGCACTATTTCTCCGGAGTCGGCCCGCTCGAATGGCTCAAGCACGGCATCGACCTCGCCGACCTCAAGTACTATCTCCCGCCCGACCAGAAGGCCTGCGAGCGCGCAGACCTGAAGATCCGGTTCTTCGGCTACTACAAGAAATGGGTCCCGCAGGAGAACTACTATTACGCCGTCGAACAGACCGACTTCCAGGCCAACCCGGACGGGCGCTCCGAAGGGACCTACTCGAAATACGCCAGCCTGGATGACCGGCTCGACGGCTACCACTACTACCTGGGTTTCATCAAGTTCGGGATAGGCCGCACGACCTCGGACGCCGCCCATGAGATCCGCGACGGCCACATCTCCCGCGAAGAGGGCGTCGCCCTGGTCCACCGCTACGACGGGGAATTTCCGAAGAAGCATTTCAAGGAGTTCCTCGAATACACGGGTCTCAGCGAAGCCCGCTTCTGGGAGGTCGTGGACGGCTTCCGCCCCCCTCACCTGTGGGAAAAAGCCGGGAACACCTGGAGATTGAAGTCCAGGGTCTCATGA
- the neuB gene encoding N-acetylneuraminate synthase yields the protein MRILGVIPARGGSKGIPGKNIKPLCGIPLVARALLGARAAGCLDRLWVSTDDPSIAAVAEAYGAAVPWLRPPHLAGDSTPMVDVLLHLLERLDADEGYRPDALMLLQPTSPLRQTETLVRAASLLERAGPAGVVSVTPAHAHPLWCYSIDEGGRLKPARPGDAPPACRQELPPAYALDGSIYLIRREDLLRSRTLQAEGALALVIPPDEAVDLDAPSDWAVAEALLRARQHRPPPPRVTVIAEAGVNHNGDLSMALRLVEAAAAAGADAVKFQTFRADRLARRDAPKAPYQMKTAPEASSQHDLVRRLELDENAHRALIARCRELGIDFLSTPFDRESVDLLEGLGVRVFKLASGELTHRRLLEHVARKGLPMILSTGMSTMDEVVRAVGWIRDLSRADLTLLHCVSDYPAPPEQANLAAMDALRDAFGLPVGFSDHTPGIDVAIAAAARGAALIEKHLTLDRALPGPDHRASLEPTEFRAMVDGVRRVTAAIGSAMKVPAPCEEAVRGAARRSVVASRPLPAGRALEEEDLDCKRPGTGIPAFRTSELVGRRLKRPLDKDDFLRWEDLA from the coding sequence ATGAGGATCCTCGGCGTCATCCCCGCCCGCGGAGGCTCCAAAGGGATCCCGGGAAAGAACATTAAGCCGCTGTGCGGGATCCCCTTGGTCGCCCGCGCACTGCTGGGAGCCCGCGCCGCCGGCTGTCTCGACCGCCTGTGGGTGAGCACCGACGACCCCTCCATCGCCGCGGTCGCGGAAGCCTATGGTGCGGCCGTCCCCTGGCTCCGGCCTCCGCACCTGGCGGGAGACTCCACCCCCATGGTGGACGTCCTCCTCCACCTGCTCGAGCGTCTCGACGCCGATGAAGGCTACCGTCCCGACGCCCTGATGCTGCTCCAACCCACCTCGCCCCTGCGGCAAACGGAGACTCTCGTCCGCGCCGCGTCGCTCCTGGAACGGGCGGGTCCCGCCGGGGTGGTCTCGGTCACGCCGGCTCATGCGCACCCTTTGTGGTGCTACTCCATCGACGAAGGCGGCCGCCTGAAGCCCGCCCGGCCCGGAGACGCACCTCCCGCCTGCCGCCAGGAATTGCCGCCCGCCTATGCCCTTGACGGATCGATCTACCTCATCCGGCGCGAAGACCTGCTCCGCTCGCGCACGCTGCAGGCCGAAGGGGCGCTCGCCCTGGTGATTCCCCCGGACGAGGCGGTGGACCTCGACGCCCCGTCGGACTGGGCCGTGGCCGAGGCGCTCCTGCGCGCACGCCAGCACCGGCCTCCGCCGCCGCGCGTCACCGTCATCGCCGAGGCCGGCGTCAACCACAACGGAGACCTCTCCATGGCGCTCCGCCTCGTGGAAGCCGCCGCCGCAGCCGGAGCCGACGCGGTGAAGTTCCAGACCTTCCGAGCCGACCGCCTGGCGCGCCGCGACGCTCCCAAGGCCCCCTATCAGATGAAAACGGCCCCGGAGGCCTCCTCCCAGCACGACCTGGTGCGGCGCTTGGAACTCGACGAGAACGCCCATCGCGCGCTGATCGCACGCTGCCGGGAACTGGGCATCGACTTCCTCTCGACGCCGTTCGACAGGGAGAGCGTCGACCTCCTCGAGGGGCTCGGCGTCCGCGTCTTCAAACTGGCGTCCGGAGAGCTCACCCACCGCCGGCTCCTCGAGCATGTCGCCCGGAAGGGCCTCCCCATGATCCTTTCCACCGGCATGAGCACGATGGACGAAGTCGTGCGGGCCGTCGGCTGGATCCGCGATCTCAGCCGAGCCGATCTGACGCTGCTCCACTGCGTCAGCGATTATCCCGCCCCCCCCGAACAAGCCAACCTCGCCGCGATGGACGCCCTGCGGGACGCCTTCGGGCTCCCCGTCGGATTCTCCGACCATACCCCGGGGATCGACGTCGCCATCGCGGCCGCGGCGAGGGGCGCCGCCCTCATCGAGAAGCATCTCACCCTGGATCGCGCGCTCCCCGGACCGGACCACCGGGCCTCGCTGGAACCCACGGAGTTCCGGGCCATGGTGGACGGAGTACGACGCGTCACGGCCGCCATCGGGTCCGCGATGAAGGTTCCGGCTCCCTGCGAAGAGGCCGTGCGAGGTGCGGCGCGCCGAAGCGTGGTCGCGTCCCGCCCGCTGCCGGCGGGACGCGCCCTGGAGGAGGAGGACCTCGACTGCAAGCGTCCAGGCACCGGCATCCCCGCCTTCCGGACGTCGGAGCTCGTGGGCCGCCGCCTGAAGCGTCCTCTAGACAAGGATGATTTCCTCCGCTGGGAGGACCTCGCATGA
- the neuC gene encoding UDP-N-acetylglucosamine 2-epimerase, translated as MKRRKIAVVTTSRADYGLLYWILRGIQRDRALDLRLIVTGSHLCRRFGHTVTGVLRDGFPVAARVRTLSDSDPDTDAAVIRAIARGVAGFGSALERLSPDLLLLLGDRYELLAAAAAAAAARIPIVHLHGGESTEGVMDEQVRHAVTKLAHLHCAAAAPYRRRIIQMGEAPSNVLLTGAPGLEYIARLVPTPLGELERLVGLRLDGPFVVLTQHPLPCRTGRETLELDEVLSAVRSLRIPVVMTYANADRGGRRINARIAAFARAHPDFAAAVPSLGQQAYLSLLRRAAAIVGNSSSGVHEAPTLRVPTINVGERQAGRLRAPSIIDCPPERVRVVAALRRALSSAFRRERCTGRSPYLGGRVSERVLRILRTVPLGDALLRKKFHDLPCGKEHP; from the coding sequence ATGAAGCGGCGTAAGATCGCCGTCGTGACCACTTCGAGGGCCGATTACGGACTCCTCTATTGGATCCTGCGCGGGATCCAGAGGGACCGAGCCCTCGACCTCCGTCTCATCGTCACCGGCTCGCACCTGTGCCGCAGGTTCGGCCATACCGTGACCGGCGTCCTCCGCGACGGCTTCCCCGTCGCCGCCCGCGTGAGGACTCTCTCCGACTCGGACCCCGACACTGATGCCGCGGTCATCCGCGCCATCGCGCGCGGGGTGGCGGGGTTCGGCTCGGCGCTTGAGCGCCTATCCCCCGATCTCCTGCTGCTCCTGGGAGACCGCTATGAACTTCTCGCCGCGGCGGCGGCCGCCGCGGCGGCGCGCATCCCCATCGTTCATCTGCATGGCGGCGAATCCACCGAGGGCGTCATGGATGAGCAGGTCCGCCATGCCGTGACCAAACTCGCTCATCTTCATTGCGCCGCGGCGGCGCCCTATCGGAGAAGGATCATCCAGATGGGAGAAGCGCCGTCCAACGTCCTACTCACAGGCGCCCCGGGACTGGAGTACATCGCCCGCCTAGTCCCGACACCTCTCGGGGAGCTCGAACGCCTGGTCGGTCTGCGCCTGGACGGACCCTTCGTGGTCCTCACGCAACACCCCCTCCCCTGCCGTACGGGACGGGAGACGCTCGAGCTCGATGAAGTCCTCTCCGCCGTGCGCTCGCTCCGGATCCCTGTCGTCATGACCTACGCCAACGCGGACCGCGGCGGACGGAGGATCAACGCCCGGATCGCCGCATTCGCGCGCGCGCACCCGGACTTCGCAGCCGCCGTCCCATCCCTCGGGCAGCAGGCCTATCTCAGCCTGCTGCGCCGCGCCGCGGCCATCGTGGGGAACTCCTCGAGCGGGGTCCACGAAGCGCCCACCCTGCGCGTGCCCACGATCAACGTGGGCGAGCGCCAGGCGGGACGACTCCGGGCTCCTTCCATCATCGATTGCCCCCCCGAAAGAGTGCGCGTCGTCGCCGCCCTGCGGCGCGCCCTCTCCTCCGCGTTCCGGCGCGAACGGTGCACCGGAAGAAGCCCCTATCTCGGCGGCCGCGTATCGGAACGCGTACTGCGGATCCTGCGCACGGTGCCTCTCGGCGACGCCCTTCTGCGCAAGAAATTCCACGATCTCCCCTGCGGCAAGGAGCATCCATGA
- a CDS encoding acetyltransferase: MSIVIIGAGGHGRVLLEALRGGRARGLLGFTDADPSLHGRLIDSLPVLGSDAAIDALPRRRTSLVNGLGVAQGLALRRRVFLELRKRGFRFPPVSAPSACVARTAELGEGSQILTRAVVHPGARIGDNAVVNTGAVIEHDVSIGDHAFIAPGAVLCGGVVVGEGSFVGAGAVVCPGVVIGAGARIGAGGVLLRDAAPGRTMIGVPAREVRKCRT, translated from the coding sequence ATGAGCATCGTCATCATCGGGGCCGGCGGACACGGACGCGTCCTCCTCGAGGCCCTGCGCGGCGGGCGCGCACGCGGCCTCCTGGGCTTCACGGACGCCGATCCCTCCCTGCACGGACGGCTCATCGACTCCCTGCCGGTGCTCGGATCGGATGCGGCCATCGACGCGCTCCCCCGCAGGCGCACCTCCCTCGTCAACGGGCTCGGGGTCGCCCAGGGGCTCGCCCTGCGCCGACGCGTTTTCCTCGAGCTCCGCAAACGCGGCTTCCGCTTCCCGCCTGTGTCCGCCCCTTCCGCCTGCGTGGCGCGCACCGCCGAGCTCGGGGAAGGCTCCCAAATCCTGACCCGTGCGGTGGTGCATCCCGGCGCCCGGATAGGAGACAACGCCGTCGTGAACACCGGCGCCGTCATCGAGCATGACGTCTCCATCGGCGACCACGCCTTCATCGCCCCGGGCGCCGTGCTCTGCGGAGGCGTCGTCGTGGGGGAAGGATCCTTCGTCGGCGCCGGCGCCGTCGTCTGCCCGGGCGTCGTCATCGGCGCCGGGGCGCGAATCGGGGCCGGAGGGGTGCTGCTGCGGGACGCCGCCCCCGGCCGGACGATGATAGGAGTCCCGGCCCGCGAGGTCCGAAAATGCCGGACATGA
- a CDS encoding nucleotidyltransferase family protein, whose protein sequence is MPDMIRRYPDILLPPTAPLRQAMESITRTQVGIALIVDDGRRLLGIVVDSDIRRALLRGETMDAPADRFMNPRPFTLSVGTPEAEIAAAFRRHPRAYIPIVDDRSRLVELAAMTDYMSVPTAHPQWVVIMAGGQGTRLRPLTSTTPKPMMRIGDKPLLELLISRLISSGFTRFILSVNYLADQIRGHFGDGSSLGAQIEYIDEPRELGTAGALSLIAREFESPFLVMNGDLLTKVNFEALLEYHRNDGNLATICLREYDFQVPYGVVTVKDHKLSSIIEKPVHRFFVNAGIYVFEPSLIRRLERGAPRDMPDFLESIRTAEPGRVGCFPIQEYWLDIGKMEDYQRAQQEYDQEFLT, encoded by the coding sequence ATGCCGGACATGATCCGCCGCTATCCCGACATCCTCCTCCCTCCGACCGCCCCGCTGCGGCAGGCCATGGAGAGCATCACCCGCACGCAGGTCGGCATCGCGCTCATCGTCGATGACGGCCGCCGGCTGCTGGGGATCGTCGTCGACAGCGACATCCGCCGCGCCCTCCTGCGCGGAGAGACGATGGACGCACCCGCGGACCGCTTCATGAACCCCCGTCCGTTCACGCTGAGCGTCGGGACGCCCGAAGCGGAGATCGCGGCCGCCTTCCGCCGTCACCCTCGCGCCTATATCCCCATCGTCGACGACCGCTCGCGGCTCGTCGAACTCGCCGCGATGACCGACTACATGTCCGTGCCGACAGCGCATCCGCAGTGGGTGGTGATCATGGCGGGAGGTCAGGGCACGCGGCTGCGCCCCCTGACTTCCACGACCCCGAAGCCTATGATGCGCATCGGGGACAAGCCCCTGCTCGAGCTGCTCATCTCGCGACTCATCTCCTCGGGGTTCACACGCTTCATCCTGTCCGTGAACTATCTCGCGGATCAGATCAGGGGACATTTCGGAGACGGATCCTCCCTCGGAGCGCAGATCGAATACATCGACGAGCCCCGCGAGCTGGGGACTGCCGGCGCGTTGAGCCTGATCGCACGCGAATTCGAAAGTCCATTTCTCGTGATGAACGGAGACCTCCTAACCAAGGTCAACTTCGAGGCTCTTCTCGAGTATCACCGCAACGACGGCAACCTGGCCACCATCTGCCTGCGCGAATACGACTTTCAGGTCCCCTACGGCGTCGTCACCGTCAAGGACCACAAGCTCTCGTCCATCATCGAGAAGCCCGTGCATCGCTTCTTCGTCAACGCCGGCATCTACGTCTTCGAGCCCTCGCTGATCCGGCGTCTGGAGCGCGGCGCGCCGCGGGACATGCCCGATTTCCTCGAATCGATCCGCACCGCGGAGCCGGGCCGCGTAGGTTGCTTCCCCATCCAGGAATATTGGCTGGATATCGGAAAGATGGAAGACTACCAGCGCGCGCAGCAGGAATACGACCAGGAGTTCCTGACCTGA
- a CDS encoding LegC family aminotransferase produces the protein MKTIPRVPLHEPSFAGREWDYLKECLDTGWVSSGGPFITRFEDALASRLGVSHAVAVVNGTAALHLGLIVLDVAAGDEVLVPSLTFIATANSVAYVGAVPRFVDSESSTLGMDPDALRDWLERHAELMPGGACRNRETGRRIAACVPMHVFGHPVRMELLLELCGRYGIAVMEDAAESLGSTRNGRAMGAFGRLSALSFNGNKIITTGGGGMVVTNDDALAARVRHLSTQAKKDPATYLHDEVGYNYRLTNLSAALGLAQLERLDDALARKRRIAEGYRKGLAGIPGVSLIWEPEGCRSNFWLNTVRAATPELAARLRATLDREGIETRPPWTPCHLQPVFRSESAGSCPRAEALWRECFNIPSSAHLPDEDVERTCRAIRKEACA, from the coding sequence ATGAAAACGATCCCCCGCGTCCCCCTCCACGAACCCTCCTTCGCCGGCCGGGAATGGGACTACCTGAAGGAATGCCTGGACACCGGGTGGGTCTCCTCCGGCGGCCCATTCATCACCCGATTCGAGGACGCCCTCGCCTCCCGCCTGGGAGTCTCCCATGCCGTCGCAGTCGTCAACGGGACTGCGGCACTGCATCTGGGATTGATCGTCCTGGACGTCGCCGCGGGCGACGAGGTCCTCGTTCCTTCGCTCACCTTCATCGCAACGGCCAACAGCGTGGCCTACGTCGGAGCCGTACCGCGCTTCGTCGACTCCGAGTCCTCGACGCTGGGGATGGACCCGGATGCGTTGCGGGACTGGCTGGAAAGGCACGCCGAACTCATGCCGGGGGGTGCCTGCCGCAACCGTGAGACTGGCCGCCGCATCGCGGCCTGCGTCCCCATGCATGTCTTCGGTCACCCGGTACGCATGGAGCTCCTGCTGGAGCTCTGCGGCCGCTACGGTATCGCGGTGATGGAGGACGCCGCCGAGTCGCTGGGCTCTACGCGGAACGGCCGCGCCATGGGCGCTTTCGGGCGTCTCTCCGCACTCAGCTTCAACGGCAACAAGATCATCACGACCGGCGGCGGCGGCATGGTCGTGACGAACGACGATGCCCTCGCCGCACGCGTCCGCCATCTTTCGACACAGGCGAAGAAGGACCCGGCGACCTACCTCCACGACGAGGTCGGTTACAACTACCGCCTGACCAACCTGAGCGCAGCGCTCGGGCTGGCCCAACTCGAGAGGCTCGACGACGCCCTCGCCCGCAAGCGCCGCATCGCCGAAGGCTATCGCAAGGGTCTTGCGGGGATCCCCGGCGTCTCCCTCATCTGGGAGCCCGAAGGCTGCCGCAGCAACTTCTGGCTCAACACCGTGCGCGCGGCGACGCCGGAACTCGCCGCACGACTCCGCGCCACCCTCGACCGAGAGGGTATCGAGACGCGTCCGCCCTGGACGCCCTGCCACCTGCAGCCGGTGTTCCGTTCCGAGTCGGCGGGCTCTTGCCCCCGGGCCGAGGCCCTCTGGCGGGAATGCTTCAACATCCCCTCCAGCGCCCACCTCCCCGATGAAGACGTCGAGCGGACCTGCCGCGCGATCCGGAAGGAAGCCTGCGCGTGA